One region of Glycine max cultivar Williams 82 chromosome 9, Glycine_max_v4.0, whole genome shotgun sequence genomic DNA includes:
- the LOC100786266 gene encoding uncharacterized protein, whose translation MSNKSPVFPIPDPQHFSDYGFDPQINYFQVLEEAMKHKRETARSIDSIHFKLQKPISKDDSRSKAHRPRKKRWWRSALLFFKWRWAHHHHNNDDHDIHQARARAFRASISGPVYWTEARSGSATPYRSTSRPSSGPLAGTVTPPAKDDVDTPYLSLRELNMEQQQQLQQRMSTSAMPIYLVT comes from the exons ATGTCCAACAAGTCCCCAGTTTTCCCCATCCCAGACCCCCAACACTTCAGCGACTATGGATTTGACCCTCAAATCAACTATTTCCAG GTGTTGGAAGAAGCCATGAAGCACAAGCGCGAGACAGCGAGATCCATAGACTCCATCCACTTCAAGCTCCAGAAGCCCATATCCAAGGACGACTCACGTAGCAAGGCCCACAGGCCCAGGAAGAAGCGCTGGTGGAGAAGCGCCCTCCTCTTCTTCAAGTGGCGCTGGgcccaccaccaccacaacaaCGACGACCACGACATCCACCAGGCCCGGGCCCGGGCCTTCCGGGCCTCAATTTCGGGCCCGGTCTACTGGACCGAGGCCCGAAGCGGCTCCGCCACCCCCTACCGCTCCACCAGCCGCCCCTCCTCCGGGCCACTCGCCGGAACCGTAACGCCGCCGGCGAAGGATGACGTGGACACACCTTACTTGAGTCTTAGAGAACTCAACAtggagcaacaacaacaactccaGCAGAGGATGTCTACCTCGGCCATGCCCATATACTTGgtcacttga
- the LOC100786794 gene encoding protein GAMETE EXPRESSED 2: MSPPSSLLRFFTVPFTLFPPSSLLRFFTVPFTVPSSLWWDDKGTFLAGDTATIKVKVLENADKIDRKTFNPTLTVNGKEGNSSYVSTVLSDFKGDPNEWKISFTPIRVGLFNVLISEDRYKVDDSSLHFQVEPGNMYPSLCVASWKGVRHEFEAGSKATIMVLLKDAFGNSISQTSEVSYLPDFKLYVLHENGSVASAPDISNIGWNEFDYVVIEFVVTIAGKFFLSLEGGNQTLNGSPLPLKVNPGTIDVSNCIAKWNIESHAWQLASKMEIFIHQLDQYGNLVSGLYPFDSEVVERDTNLSIPISDLHFEEVDAGIQLFSFSNLEPGNFLLTIYDSKHDKSISNMPYVYTVFIGYCDGVKSVVNGSGLNDSVAGVKAEFSVYLNDIYQYPSPIEANILQVQILRENDSYSASPIIYPMLNNNGTFEDKLLISPWFQPNGSGSFVMASAFHVKYIPEKSGFYDINIHCGNVLLNEGHSFRKEVKAGEVNVSLSSVVRFSSKVPKLSKNEIVVQLVDSYLNPVLSQQSRLKLEIAASTNSSGFLTLDIKDNKDGSYSCSYMAKDVGTYEICASFDGKRFLSCPFSINVYSCEYFPKANNDTISIWEDQSIALDALANDYFAGDKASIVEFSKPDHGSLMQNGRIFRYTPYKGYYGNDSFWYTISDINGNLATAFMYISVLNVPPQFVSVPNQLQATEDLISPRFGGFTGFELTYSNPKENISVNLSAQSGSILLSPVAMQFGQVMWSKLTFYSGNETTTSLIIEGSVEVINFALQSIQYLGNENFYGGDTIQVSARNKNGVNSLGVPIFVDPINDPPFIRVPYFIILKSNEDETLIFDQEKDKFDFFIGDPDLLTFPGGQAHFFVTFSMEVNDGFLVTNLPVHLINTTELKHRYNYQWQPLQTYVTISKHFIVKAHGIRFLGTVNDCNSVMQQLFYHGGERGAVLTLTLNDMGNYGCYPDCAEGMSMPLYTEAIVNLMRKQPMSSFLAHTLGSIIVIEFVIMSSLGVLLLYFTCKCAILLAQERRNREKRSSELSTSQSSHRETVSVQI, encoded by the exons GAAAACTTTCAACCCCACACTAACCGTGAATGGAAAGGAAGGGAACAGTTCCTACGTGTCTACCGTGTTGTCAGATTTCAAAGGAGACCCGAATGAGTGGAAGATTTCCTTCACCCCCATCAGGGTTGGATTGTTTAATGTACTCATCAGCGAGGATCGTTATAAAGTTGATGATTCTTCTTTGCATTTCCAAGTTGAGCCAG GGAACATGTACCCATCTCTATGTGTTGCATCATGGAAGGGTGTGAGACATGAATTTGAAGCTGGTTCAAAAGCAACAATCATGGTACTCCTTAAAGATGCATTTGGGAACAGTATCTCTCAGACGTCTGAAGTGTCTTATTTGCCTGATTTTAAGTTGTATGTGCTGCATGAAAATGGTTCTGTTGCAAGTGCTCCAGATATCTCTAACATAGGGTGGAATGAGTTTGATTATGTAGTCATTGAGTTTGTTGTGACGATAGCGGGAAAGTTCTTCTTGAGCTTAGAAGGAGGAAATCAAACCTTGAATGGTTCTCCATTGCCATTGAAGGTTAATCCAG GAACTATAGATGTCTCTAACTGTATCGCCAAATGGAACATTGAATCACATGCATGGCAATTGGCTTCCAAGATGGAAATATTTATACATCAGTTAGATCAATATGGAAATCTGGTTTCTGGACTGTATCCTTTTGATTCTGAAGTTGTTGAAAGAGATACAAACTTGTCAATACCGATATCAGATCTTCACTTTGAGGAAGTGGATGCTGGAATTCAGTTGTTTTCGTTTAGCAATTTGGAGCCAGGGAACTTCCTGCTGACCATATATGATTCCAAGCATGATAAAAGCATTTCCAATATGCCATATGTTTATACTGTTTTTATTG GTTATTGTGATGGTGTTAAAAGTGTTGTTAATGGATCTGGTTTAAATGATTCAGTAGCTGGTGTAAAGGCAGAATTCTCTGTTTATTTGAATGACATCTATCAATATCCTTCCCCTATTGAAGCAAACATACTTCAAGTAcaaattttaagagaaaatgaCTCCTACAGCGCTTCACCAATCATATATCCTATGCTAAACAATAATGGTACTTTCGAAGATAAACTTCTT ATCTCACCATGGTTTCAGCCTAATGGGAGCGGGAGCTTTGTCATGGCCAGTGCTTTTCATGTGAAATACATACCAGAAAAAAGTGGcttttatgatattaacatacATTGTGGGAACGTATTATTGAATGAGGGACATTCATTCAGGAAAGAGGTAAAAGCAG GTGAAGTAAATGTTTCCCTGTCAAGTGTTGTGAGGTTTTCTTCAAAGGTGCCAAAGCTGTCGAAAAATGAAATAGTTGTGCAGCTTGTGGATTCATATTTAAATCCTGTCCTCTCACAACAATCAAGGTTGAAATTGGAGATTGCTGCTTCTACCAATAGTTCAGGCTTTTTAACTTTGGACATTAAGGATAATAAGGATGGATCATACAGCTGCAGCTATATGGCCAAAGATGTTGGCACTTACGAGATTTGTGCTTCCTTTGATGGCAAGCGTTTCTTGTCATGTCCCTTCAGTATCAATGTGTATAGCT GTGAATATTTTCCTAAGGCTAACAATGATACAATATCTATTTGGGAGGATCAGTCCATTGCCCTTGATGCCTTAGCAAATGATTATTTTGCGGGTGATAAAGCAAGTATAGTTGAATTCTCAAAA CCAGATCATGGTTCACTTATGCAGAATGGAAGGATCTTTCGTTACACTCCTTATAAAGGGTATTATGGAAACGATTCCTTTTGGTATACAATTTCTGATATAAATGGAAATCTTGCTACTGCTTTCATGTACATATCTGTTCTCAATGTTCCACCTCAGTTTGTTTCTGTTCCAAATCAACTGCAAGCAACAGAAGATTTGATAAGCCCTAGATTTGG TGGTTTCACCGGGTTTGAGTTAACTTATTCAAATCCAAAGGAGAATATTTCTGTCAATCTTAGTGCACAATCTGGAAGTATACTTCTGTCTCCAGTGGCAATGCAATTTGGGCAAGTAATGTGGAGCAAACTTACATTTTATTCAGGAAATGAAACAACAACCAGTTTAATAATAGAAGGCTCTGTGGAAGTAATTAATTTTGCGCTTCAGTCAATTCAATATCTtgg aaatgaaaatttttatgGTGGAGATACCATTCAAGTCTCTGCCAGGAATAAGAATGGGGTGAATTCATTAGGTGTTCCAATATTTGTTGATCCTATTAATGACCCTCCATTTATTAGAGTCCCATACTTCATCATATTGAAGAGTAATGAAGATGAGACCCTTATCTTTGACCAAGAGAAAGACAAGTTTGACTTTTTCATTGGAGATCCCGACCTTCTTACCTTCCCTG GTGGTCAGGCTCATTTTTTTGTGACGTTCTCTATGGAAGTAAATGATGGATTCTTAGTAACAAACCTACCAGTTCATTTGATCAACACAACTGAATTGAAGCACAGATATAATTATCAGTGGCAGCCTCTTCAGACATATGTTACTATCTCAAAGCACTTTATTGTCAAAGCTCATGGAATCAGATTTCTGGGCACAGTCAATGACTGCAATAGTGTTATGCAGCAACTATTCTATCAT GGAGGTGAGCGTGGAGCTGTGTTAACATTGACACTAAATGACATGGGGAACTATGGATGTTATCCAGATTGTGCAGAGGGAATGTCAATGCCATTATACACTGAAGCTATAGTTAATTTGATGAGAAAACAGCCAATGAGTTCATTTCTTGCTCACA CCTTAGGATCAATCATTGTCATTGAATTTGTCATCATGTCCTCTCTTGGAGTGCTTCTTCTGTACTTCACCTGTAAATGTGCAATTCTTCTTGCACAGGAAAGAAGAAACCGCGAAAAAAGGTCTTCAGAGCTATCTACTTCACAAAGTTCCCACAGAGAAACTGTAAGTGTACAAATATAG